A window of Tautonia plasticadhaerens contains these coding sequences:
- a CDS encoding methyltransferase domain-containing protein, translating to MADATGRRRVSLTMIVRDEERDLPRCLGSVADLVDEVVVVDTGSADRSRQVAAGFGARVVEFSWVDHFAEARNAAIDHATGDWILWLDADDRLDEPNRDRLRSLIARLGDEPAGYLMRQVNSVAEAPGERVVFDRVHLFPRRPEVRWERRVHEQILPSLERLGARVIATDIAFEHEGYRDPATHRRKAERNLRLLERERSERPGDGFTLFNLAWTLHVLGRLDEAMAIWPEARARSTPTISYLRKLYSLWARDAHALGRPDEALAICREGRAALPDDDELTFLEALLLRERGDPSGAETLLNRLISGPAPSYLTAGYNPGIRGHRARHNLAEICRERGRDADAETHWRAASAEAPHFGPSWRGLAELYLAHGFHDAARQATDQLARCPGGADAAEDLRRRLGDGAGPGARDDGPPSPPPPPMRAGPGAGWARVGSGPKEATPAPSPPPAPRARGAGGGMAETGVGTAPAASLRAIPDPPGAAESLARADRELAAGRVEEAEAIYRELLDEGYLEGLMAYRLGTIADARGDFDEATRLHRLAVVADPGLAARVAPEGAPHRLAVTARAYRAEPAPACPVCGASDRETIRVVNCLAADSTPTAIDPVRRWARCLGCGHGMADPRPTPAALAEALASPPPPHLVTWNYESLRKASAVVHRLRSRRPGGRLLDVGAAGGVMAGAAAELGFEVSALEVNPAFEESIRRFGVELLRGDLLGFPFGGRRFEVVLLGDVIEHLPDPRRGLEVVASLLEPGGLAWVSTPNRDGAWARALGPRDPMWRVAEHLHFFTRSGLHRLMAEVGLAPVDYRLSGRYLGCGETTAERAGAVPSG from the coding sequence ATGGCCGACGCGACGGGGCGGCGGCGGGTCTCGCTGACGATGATCGTGAGGGACGAGGAGCGGGACCTGCCGAGGTGCCTGGGCTCGGTGGCCGACCTGGTCGACGAGGTGGTGGTGGTCGACACCGGCTCGGCCGACCGCTCCCGGCAGGTGGCGGCCGGGTTCGGCGCCCGGGTGGTCGAGTTCTCCTGGGTCGACCACTTCGCCGAGGCCCGGAATGCGGCGATCGACCACGCCACCGGCGACTGGATCCTCTGGCTCGACGCCGACGACCGGCTCGACGAGCCGAACCGGGACCGCCTGCGGTCGCTGATCGCCCGCCTCGGCGACGAGCCGGCCGGCTACCTGATGCGCCAGGTCAACTCGGTGGCCGAGGCGCCGGGAGAGCGCGTGGTCTTCGACCGCGTCCACCTGTTCCCCCGGCGCCCGGAGGTGCGCTGGGAGCGTCGGGTGCACGAGCAGATCCTGCCGAGCCTGGAGCGGCTGGGGGCGAGGGTCATCGCCACCGACATCGCCTTCGAGCACGAGGGCTACCGCGACCCGGCCACCCACCGCCGCAAGGCCGAGCGGAACCTCCGCCTGCTGGAGCGGGAGCGGTCGGAGCGGCCGGGCGACGGCTTCACGCTCTTCAACCTCGCCTGGACGCTGCACGTCCTCGGTCGGCTCGACGAGGCGATGGCGATCTGGCCCGAGGCCCGGGCCCGGTCGACGCCCACCATCAGCTACCTGCGCAAGCTCTATTCGCTCTGGGCCCGGGACGCCCACGCGCTCGGCCGCCCCGACGAGGCGCTGGCCATCTGCCGGGAGGGCAGGGCGGCGCTGCCGGACGACGACGAATTGACCTTCCTCGAAGCCCTGCTGCTCCGGGAGCGGGGCGACCCGTCCGGGGCCGAGACGCTGCTCAACCGGCTCATCTCCGGCCCGGCCCCCTCCTACCTGACGGCCGGCTACAACCCGGGGATCCGGGGCCACCGGGCCCGCCACAACCTGGCCGAGATCTGCCGTGAGCGGGGCCGGGACGCCGACGCCGAGACCCACTGGCGCGCCGCCTCGGCTGAGGCCCCCCACTTCGGCCCCTCCTGGCGGGGGCTGGCCGAGCTGTACCTCGCCCACGGGTTCCATGACGCCGCCCGCCAGGCGACCGACCAGCTCGCCCGGTGCCCCGGGGGCGCCGATGCGGCCGAGGACCTGCGGAGACGGCTCGGGGACGGTGCCGGGCCGGGCGCACGAGACGACGGCCCACCCTCGCCACCCCCGCCCCCGATGCGAGCGGGCCCGGGGGCGGGGTGGGCGAGGGTGGGCTCAGGGCCGAAGGAGGCCACGCCGGCCCCCTCACCCCCGCCCGCACCCCGAGCGCGGGGGGCAGGAGGGGGAATGGCCGAGACCGGGGTGGGGACCGCCCCCGCCGCGTCCCTCCGGGCGATCCCCGACCCCCCCGGAGCGGCCGAGTCGCTGGCCCGGGCCGATCGGGAGCTGGCGGCCGGGAGGGTCGAGGAGGCGGAGGCGATCTATCGGGAGTTGCTCGACGAGGGTTATCTCGAAGGGCTGATGGCCTATCGGCTCGGGACGATCGCCGACGCCCGGGGCGACTTCGACGAGGCGACCCGGCTGCACCGGCTCGCCGTGGTGGCCGACCCGGGCCTGGCCGCCCGGGTCGCCCCCGAGGGGGCGCCGCACCGCCTGGCCGTGACGGCCAGGGCCTACCGGGCCGAGCCGGCCCCCGCCTGCCCGGTCTGCGGCGCGTCGGACCGGGAGACGATCCGGGTCGTCAATTGCCTGGCCGCCGACTCCACCCCGACGGCGATCGACCCCGTCCGGCGTTGGGCCCGCTGCCTCGGCTGCGGGCACGGGATGGCCGACCCGAGGCCGACCCCCGCCGCGCTGGCCGAGGCGCTGGCCTCGCCGCCGCCGCCCCACCTGGTCACCTGGAATTACGAATCGTTGCGGAAGGCGTCGGCCGTCGTGCACCGCCTCCGGTCCCGTCGGCCGGGCGGCCGGCTGCTCGACGTGGGGGCGGCGGGCGGCGTGATGGCCGGGGCGGCGGCCGAGCTCGGCTTCGAGGTCTCGGCGCTGGAGGTGAACCCCGCCTTCGAGGAGAGCATCCGCCGCTTCGGCGTCGAACTGCTCCGGGGCGACCTGCTGGGCTTCCCCTTCGGGGGCCGTCGGTTCGAGGTGGTCCTGCTCGGCGACGTGATCGAGCACCTCCCCGACCCGAGGAGGGGGCTGGAGGTCGTGGCCTCGCTGCTGGAGCCCGGCGGGCTGGCCTGGGTGTCGACCCCGAACCGGGACGGCGCCTGGGCCCGGGCCCTCGGCCCGAGGGACCCGATGTGGCGCGTCGCCGAGCATCTGCACTTCTTCACCCGATCGGGCCTGCATCGCCTGATGGCCGAGGTCGGCCTGGCCCCGGTCGACTACCGCCTCTCCGGTCGCTACCTCGGCTGCGGCGAGACGACCGCCGAGCGGGCCGGGGCCGTCCCCTCCGGTTGA